Proteins encoded by one window of Archaeoglobus veneficus SNP6:
- a CDS encoding UPF0146 family protein, which yields MRPEAIADYISRNYSTAVEVCVGNYWEIAKLIGDKLVAAVDVRHVKAPPGVRFIVDDVMNPSDLLLELCRQVELVYAIRPPPELWRYILALSKLSNSDCLIRPFGNEFAASPFRLVNYMGERFYVALLRQNVTEAD from the coding sequence GTGCGGCCAGAGGCAATAGCGGACTACATATCCCGGAACTACAGCACAGCCGTGGAGGTATGTGTGGGAAACTACTGGGAAATCGCGAAGCTGATAGGCGACAAGCTCGTAGCTGCCGTTGACGTGAGACACGTTAAGGCTCCGCCTGGCGTGAGGTTCATCGTCGATGATGTTATGAATCCTTCAGACCTTCTGCTGGAGCTGTGCAGGCAGGTGGAGCTTGTATATGCGATTCGGCCACCTCCCGAGTTATGGAGATACATTCTTGCTCTATCAAAGCTTTCAAACTCAGATTGCCTAATCAGGCCCTTTGGTAATGAGTTTGCAGCTTCGCCTTTCAGACTCGTTAATTACATGGGGGAGCGGTTCTATGTGGCTTTGTTACGTCAGAATGTAACGGAAGCCGATTGA
- the rimI gene encoding ribosomal protein S18-alanine N-acetyltransferase produces MISVVVREYCASDYTDVLEIDNEAFSPKNPAYDLYIYLTYGSDMLVADIGGKIVGYVALMEVGLEAKIMSIAVKKAFRNMGIGGKLLDEAIKKCKERGKIRLFLEVRVSNYVAQHLYKKKGFEIVDIIPNYYNDGEDAYVMALNLAGQ; encoded by the coding sequence GTGATCTCAGTAGTGGTGAGAGAGTACTGTGCTTCGGACTACACAGATGTGCTCGAGATAGATAACGAAGCATTCTCTCCGAAAAACCCGGCGTACGATCTATACATCTACCTGACGTACGGCAGCGACATGCTTGTAGCAGACATTGGAGGGAAAATAGTTGGCTACGTAGCACTTATGGAGGTCGGGCTCGAGGCCAAGATAATGTCCATAGCAGTCAAAAAGGCGTTTAGAAATATGGGTATAGGTGGAAAGCTACTCGATGAGGCAATAAAGAAGTGCAAAGAGAGGGGAAAAATAAGGCTGTTCCTTGAAGTTAGAGTGTCTAATTACGTTGCCCAGCATCTGTATAAAAAAAAGGGGTTTGAAATCGTTGATATCATTCCAAACTACTACAACGACGGGGAAGACGCCTATGTAATGGCCCTCAACCTTGCGGGGCAATGA
- a CDS encoding UPF0058 family protein, whose product MHKEELVLLHLTLFHMKRFFEEAGIANGHFRLYEELGVQPVHIHKSKAEHKKAILTLCKGISDIFKETPPEEVLRNPKIRELLEIIAPQG is encoded by the coding sequence ATGCACAAGGAGGAGCTTGTACTTCTGCATTTGACGTTGTTCCACATGAAGAGGTTTTTTGAGGAGGCCGGAATTGCAAACGGCCACTTTAGACTCTATGAAGAGCTTGGTGTACAGCCTGTACACATCCATAAGAGCAAAGCAGAGCATAAAAAAGCGATTCTGACGCTGTGCAAAGGTATATCTGATATCTTTAAAGAAACACCGCCTGAAGAGGTTCTCCGAAACCCTAAGATACGGGAACTGCTTGAGATCATTGCCCCGCAAGGTTGA
- a CDS encoding DUF7839 domain-containing protein produces MKLLLSRKDTMRLLILSELVLNKQSSQRDIARKFGLTPQAISEHFKDLIAEGFVSVVHKGYYEVTEKGVDWLTKNLLDLYLFSEELVKKLFSRSIVALSVGDIKEGDEVLYWFQDGYIYAKPEKGGNGVALMSASDGEDILIKATSGFEPPKKGEIIVVKVPDVGEGGSRKVEIEAFRQLIKSRPRSIVVAIGVEALVTCRKAGVEPIFFGAKDVCVEAAHQGSGVIVACTESMLNDLLRKLIDEELSFEVKEFTC; encoded by the coding sequence ATGAAGCTGCTGCTCAGTCGAAAGGACACCATGCGCCTTCTGATTCTTTCGGAGCTCGTTTTGAATAAGCAGAGCAGTCAGAGAGATATAGCGCGAAAGTTCGGTCTTACACCTCAGGCTATATCCGAGCACTTCAAGGATTTGATTGCGGAAGGTTTTGTTTCTGTCGTACATAAAGGATACTATGAGGTCACAGAGAAGGGTGTGGACTGGCTTACTAAAAATCTTCTTGACCTGTATCTGTTTAGCGAAGAACTCGTAAAAAAGCTATTCTCCCGTTCCATCGTTGCTCTATCAGTCGGAGACATAAAAGAGGGCGATGAAGTACTGTACTGGTTTCAGGACGGATACATCTACGCAAAGCCCGAGAAAGGGGGCAACGGTGTTGCACTCATGTCAGCATCAGATGGAGAGGATATACTTATCAAGGCTACGAGCGGTTTCGAGCCTCCGAAGAAAGGCGAGATAATTGTCGTGAAGGTTCCGGACGTGGGTGAGGGGGGAAGCAGGAAGGTTGAAATCGAGGCTTTCAGACAGCTAATAAAGAGTAGACCAAGGAGCATAGTCGTTGCTATAGGGGTCGAGGCGCTTGTTACATGCAGAAAAGCTGGTGTGGAGCCTATTTTCTTTGGAGCAAAAGACGTGTGTGTCGAAGCAGCCCATCAGGGCAGCGGTGTCATAGTTGCGTGCACGGAGAGCATGCTGAACGATCTGCTGAGGAAGCTGATAGACGAAGAGCTCAGCTTTGAAGTAAAGGAGTTCACATGCTGA
- a CDS encoding ATP-binding protein has product MLKLVELILTAEIYNRFSELTEDDIPKEIRKIFYGRNGISRPLVVKLDAAKRIGNVDEVLKLPFIDLNTFTKQFVVTSFDAAVKWFASKAEAVEHIRNNPVLAYFYQNYDSLNVSYEEAKKRNEPKHSDREWLRSVIAELEKSPDTAEMLGLVRIYSPEDIKVDFSDVALDSEQIEEIRKIEVAMEERSYLKRIGLTDIGKLLFIGPPGTGKTTTARALSRKLCVPLVEVKLSMITSQYLGETSKNIEKVFEIAKKLNPCILFIDEFDYVAKTRTSDEHAAVKRAVNTLLKSIDEINLIEDGVILIAATNHPSLLDPAVWRRFDKIVEFPEPPESVRKKIFELALSKVEGSYDIDELVKLTDGFTGAEIKLVVREAVLKALLRGEKKITQQDLLEAVEEVKGRLCLKTSY; this is encoded by the coding sequence ATGCTAAAGCTGGTCGAGTTAATCCTGACCGCAGAAATCTACAACAGATTCAGTGAGCTGACAGAGGACGACATACCCAAAGAAATCAGGAAGATATTCTACGGTAGAAACGGCATATCGAGGCCTCTCGTTGTGAAGCTCGACGCTGCAAAGCGGATTGGAAACGTCGATGAAGTCCTCAAGTTGCCGTTCATAGACCTGAACACATTCACAAAGCAGTTCGTCGTAACGTCATTCGATGCTGCCGTAAAGTGGTTCGCCTCAAAGGCTGAAGCTGTGGAGCATATAAGAAACAATCCAGTTCTTGCCTACTTCTACCAGAATTACGACTCCCTCAACGTCTCGTACGAAGAGGCAAAGAAAAGGAATGAACCCAAGCACAGCGATAGGGAGTGGCTCAGAAGCGTAATAGCAGAACTCGAAAAGAGTCCTGACACCGCAGAGATGCTTGGCCTCGTTCGCATTTACTCGCCGGAAGACATAAAGGTCGATTTCAGCGACGTGGCCCTTGATTCCGAGCAGATAGAAGAAATCAGGAAAATAGAAGTGGCGATGGAAGAAAGGAGCTACCTGAAGCGTATAGGCCTAACGGACATCGGCAAGCTCCTGTTCATAGGCCCACCCGGAACGGGCAAGACGACGACTGCAAGAGCCCTCAGCAGGAAGCTCTGCGTACCGCTCGTCGAGGTAAAGCTTTCGATGATAACGAGCCAGTACCTCGGCGAGACTTCGAAGAACATAGAGAAGGTTTTCGAGATCGCAAAGAAACTCAACCCCTGCATTCTATTCATCGACGAATTCGATTACGTTGCTAAAACGAGAACGAGCGACGAGCACGCAGCGGTAAAGAGAGCGGTAAACACCCTCCTGAAGTCTATCGACGAGATAAACCTTATAGAAGACGGAGTGATACTCATTGCAGCAACAAACCACCCAAGCCTGCTCGATCCGGCAGTATGGCGAAGATTCGACAAAATTGTTGAATTTCCAGAACCTCCGGAAAGTGTGAGAAAGAAAATCTTCGAACTTGCACTTTCGAAGGTTGAAGGCAGCTACGACATAGACGAGCTCGTCAAGCTAACGGATGGCTTCACCGGAGCAGAAATAAAGCTCGTTGTGAGAGAAGCAGTGCTTAAAGCATTACTGAGAGGAGAGAAGAAGATAACCCAGCAGGATTTGCTTGAAGCGGTGGAAGAAGTCAAGGGAAGGCTCTGCCTGAAGACATCCTACTGA
- a CDS encoding MBL fold metallo-hydrolase encodes MRVVLLGTGDSPGTPVIGCHCKTCENARKHGWERKRFSVMIQNKGKTLLIDTSPDMRAQLLRADVERVDAVIWTHCHYDHFSGFGDFYRVQSNVVVYSSPEVHEDIGKYMEFIKYKPVEVESYEPLDLFGMKVTLIDVNHPPLRRSHGVVVECDGYKVAISGDTNREVPSKSLAEMYNADLFIVEALAPEGYRFRKHMNAVEALSLAKNIGAKRTVLTHLGHFFPPHSQAVKKYPVGYDFQTFTFGEEERLDEFFGP; translated from the coding sequence ATGAGGGTCGTACTGCTCGGCACAGGTGATTCCCCAGGCACGCCGGTCATAGGCTGCCACTGCAAAACGTGCGAGAACGCGAGAAAGCATGGCTGGGAGAGAAAACGCTTTTCAGTAATGATTCAGAACAAGGGCAAGACTCTCCTAATAGATACCTCACCCGACATGCGGGCCCAGCTTCTGCGCGCAGACGTTGAGAGGGTCGATGCCGTAATCTGGACGCACTGCCATTACGACCACTTCTCTGGCTTTGGCGATTTTTACAGAGTTCAGAGCAACGTTGTCGTTTACTCATCGCCCGAGGTTCACGAGGACATAGGCAAGTACATGGAGTTCATTAAGTACAAACCGGTTGAAGTTGAAAGCTACGAACCTCTTGACCTCTTTGGCATGAAGGTCACGCTCATTGATGTCAACCATCCACCGCTGCGAAGAAGCCACGGCGTCGTAGTTGAATGCGATGGCTACAAGGTTGCCATCAGTGGAGACACAAACAGAGAAGTGCCCTCAAAAAGCCTCGCGGAGATGTACAATGCAGATCTGTTTATAGTGGAGGCTCTCGCTCCTGAAGGCTACCGCTTCAGAAAGCACATGAATGCAGTGGAAGCGCTATCGCTTGCGAAGAACATAGGGGCGAAAAGAACCGTGCTGACACACCTCGGACACTTCTTTCCTCCCCACAGCCAGGCAGTGAAGAAATATCCCGTCGGCTACGATTTTCAGACGTTCACTTTCGGCGAAGAGGAGAGGCTCGATGAGTTCTTTGGGCCTTGA
- a CDS encoding hydantoinase/oxoprolinase family protein, with protein MSSLGLDVGGANLKFSLVEGKGEKGGMGGIIYFPIWKNADRLANRLAELNDTLEPEKVGVVITAELSDVFSSKSEGVKFVESSVLKAFPDSEVYFLSVDGVLSREANPPSDFAASNWVASVLFLAKTFEDFLFADMGSTTTDLIPVKGKILAAKTDYERLKRGELIYMGVLRTPVFHVLPHFTVPLVPEFFAITGDVFVVTGDIAADDYTCETPDGRGKEVKNCMQRLARQLCCDLEEIGEDFVTELAAEAKKAIIEKIANAMSGLASIHGLNTVVGCGIGEFILQHAAKTAGLDYISLREMYGERSHYFPAYAMARLVEEFEP; from the coding sequence ATGAGTTCTTTGGGCCTTGACGTCGGCGGGGCAAACCTGAAGTTCTCGCTCGTGGAAGGAAAGGGTGAGAAAGGAGGTATGGGGGGTATAATCTACTTCCCTATCTGGAAAAATGCTGACAGGCTTGCTAACAGGCTTGCTGAACTGAACGACACCTTAGAGCCGGAGAAGGTCGGCGTGGTAATAACTGCAGAACTTTCTGATGTCTTCAGCAGCAAATCTGAAGGTGTTAAGTTCGTCGAGTCTTCAGTCCTCAAAGCCTTCCCAGACTCCGAAGTTTATTTTCTCAGCGTCGATGGTGTGCTGAGCAGGGAAGCAAACCCTCCTTCAGACTTTGCAGCAAGCAACTGGGTTGCGTCGGTTCTTTTTCTCGCAAAAACCTTCGAGGATTTCCTCTTTGCCGACATGGGCTCAACCACAACAGACCTCATACCGGTGAAGGGAAAAATCCTCGCTGCAAAGACGGATTATGAGAGGTTGAAGAGGGGCGAGCTCATATACATGGGTGTGCTCAGAACTCCCGTGTTTCATGTCCTGCCCCACTTTACTGTCCCTCTCGTCCCAGAGTTTTTTGCCATAACAGGCGATGTTTTCGTCGTTACCGGCGACATCGCTGCTGATGATTACACATGCGAAACTCCCGATGGGAGGGGAAAGGAAGTTAAAAACTGCATGCAGCGCCTCGCAAGACAGCTTTGCTGCGACCTCGAGGAGATTGGAGAAGATTTTGTTACCGAACTTGCCGCAGAAGCAAAGAAGGCAATAATTGAAAAAATCGCAAATGCCATGAGCGGGCTTGCATCCATCCACGGCCTCAACACCGTTGTGGGATGCGGTATAGGGGAGTTTATCCTCCAGCATGCGGCAAAAACTGCCGGGCTGGATTACATATCACTAAGGGAGATGTACGGAGAACGTTCACACTACTTCCCCGCCTACGCAATGGCCCGTCTTGTCGAGGAGTTCGAGCCATGA
- a CDS encoding amino acid kinase family protein, with protein sequence MRVAKLGGSVASRLSGILDELKAGGDVLIVPGGWIFADSVRELDEQRRLPPSAAHWMCIAGMEMYAHYISSFGVNAVEDLKEEEIKGLCVLLPYKTLRLADELPHSWDVTSDSIAVWVASKLGVEEVIKITNVDGVYVDGEFVERVEASALIGKKTCVDSFAPKLMVETGIDMFVCNGLVEGRVKNYILGGRAKGTLIEGK encoded by the coding sequence ATGAGGGTCGCCAAGCTCGGGGGGAGCGTGGCCTCGAGACTTTCTGGAATACTGGACGAACTCAAAGCCGGAGGAGACGTGCTCATCGTTCCTGGAGGATGGATATTTGCCGACTCTGTAAGGGAACTGGACGAACAGCGCAGACTTCCGCCTTCAGCGGCACACTGGATGTGCATAGCCGGGATGGAGATGTATGCCCACTACATTTCGTCCTTCGGTGTTAACGCCGTTGAAGACCTCAAGGAAGAAGAGATCAAAGGGCTGTGCGTTCTTCTCCCCTATAAGACCCTCCGCCTTGCAGACGAGTTGCCTCACTCGTGGGACGTTACTTCTGACAGCATAGCAGTCTGGGTTGCCTCAAAGCTCGGCGTTGAAGAGGTTATCAAGATAACGAACGTTGATGGTGTTTACGTTGATGGTGAGTTCGTCGAGCGCGTTGAAGCTTCAGCGCTGATTGGAAAGAAAACGTGTGTGGACAGCTTTGCCCCAAAACTAATGGTTGAGACAGGCATTGACATGTTCGTCTGCAACGGGCTTGTTGAGGGGAGGGTAAAAAATTATATATTGGGAGGAAGAGCCAAAGGCACGCTGATTGAAGGTAAATAG
- a CDS encoding zinc finger domain-containing protein, whose translation MKVNRRKSMRRGMVMDMHHCVTCGNNLFGTNYVVFPCPTCGEMIYRCKRCRKLANPYKCENCGFIGP comes from the coding sequence TTGAAGGTAAATAGAAGGAAAAGTATGAGGAGGGGGATGGTAATGGACATGCATCACTGTGTCACATGCGGAAATAATCTGTTTGGAACGAACTACGTCGTATTTCCATGTCCGACATGCGGTGAGATGATATACAGGTGTAAAAGGTGCAGAAAGCTTGCAAACCCGTACAAGTGCGAAAACTGTGGATTCATAGGACCATAG
- a CDS encoding elongation factor 1-beta has translation MGNVVMKLKVMPTGVDVDLEAIKEKIQAAAPENVEIRDVGIQPIAFGLKALVVAAVMPDEGNVGDEFAEKIQQIEGVESVEIESVELL, from the coding sequence ATGGGAAACGTAGTAATGAAGCTCAAAGTTATGCCAACAGGCGTAGATGTCGACCTCGAAGCGATCAAGGAGAAAATACAGGCTGCTGCTCCAGAAAATGTTGAAATAAGGGACGTCGGCATCCAGCCTATAGCCTTCGGTTTGAAGGCCCTGGTCGTTGCTGCGGTTATGCCCGACGAGGGTAACGTGGGCGACGAGTTTGCAGAAAAAATCCAGCAGATTGAGGGCGTTGAGAGCGTTGAAATTGAGTCGGTAGAACTGCTTTAA
- a CDS encoding MBL fold metallo-hydrolase — MTPIKFVTPPIAANAFLLKEDGILIDAGGDAAFLLKAIEKYMDPKDLNYVFLTHSHFDHAKAADVVQRIGAKVVMHSKEYEFASLNASPLYVPVKPDVTVEGGEVFEFDNVRLEVIHTPGHTPGSICLYEPDRKWLFSGDTVFAYGGFGRVDFPGGDARSLIESLKKLSELEVKRLYPGHEDVVEDGKHVKKAYEIARRVLI, encoded by the coding sequence ATGACTCCTATAAAATTCGTCACCCCGCCCATTGCGGCGAACGCATTCCTCCTTAAGGAAGACGGTATTCTGATTGATGCGGGCGGGGATGCCGCATTTCTGCTTAAGGCCATTGAGAAGTACATGGATCCAAAAGATCTGAATTACGTATTTTTAACACATTCCCACTTCGACCATGCAAAGGCTGCGGACGTTGTGCAGAGGATTGGCGCCAAAGTTGTGATGCACTCGAAGGAGTACGAATTTGCCTCACTGAATGCTTCTCCGCTCTACGTACCCGTAAAGCCCGATGTTACCGTCGAAGGTGGAGAGGTTTTCGAGTTCGATAACGTCAGGCTGGAGGTAATACACACTCCCGGCCACACTCCCGGCAGCATATGCCTTTACGAACCTGACCGAAAGTGGCTCTTCAGCGGAGATACAGTCTTCGCTTACGGAGGGTTTGGAAGAGTAGACTTCCCGGGGGGAGATGCAAGGAGTCTCATCGAATCCCTCAAAAAACTCTCGGAACTCGAAGTAAAAAGGCTGTATCCCGGCCACGAGGATGTTGTGGAGGATGGAAAGCACGTTAAAAAGGCGTACGAGATAGCGAGGAGAGTTCTGATTTAA
- the thiD gene encoding bifunctional hydroxymethylpyrimidine kinase/phosphomethylpyrimidine kinase yields the protein MRTILIIAALDPVGGAGVIADVKAAKVLGFYPCVALTAITYQNTCRITGVFQMPDDVLRRQIDSVVEDVELSAVKIGVSKAFEVPEAEVKVLDPVLKATVGYELGSKKDCEKLAEQCDVITPNAYEAEQLSGIGVKSIEDAKLAAKIIAGKFGCSVVVTGVDGVDVAYDSSNDTFHLVAGEHTGMEVHGTGCVYSTALACYLVDFSFEEAAIKAREFVASAAKRALRVGRCLPVVNP from the coding sequence ATGCGAACGATACTAATTATTGCAGCCCTCGATCCCGTCGGAGGGGCTGGAGTTATTGCGGACGTGAAAGCAGCCAAGGTTCTCGGCTTTTATCCCTGCGTTGCGTTAACGGCCATTACGTATCAGAACACGTGCAGAATTACAGGGGTTTTCCAGATGCCAGACGATGTTCTGAGAAGGCAGATAGACTCCGTTGTCGAAGATGTCGAGCTATCAGCGGTGAAGATCGGAGTTTCAAAGGCCTTTGAAGTCCCGGAAGCCGAAGTGAAGGTTCTCGATCCGGTACTGAAGGCTACTGTGGGCTACGAGCTCGGCAGCAAAAAGGATTGCGAAAAGCTTGCAGAACAATGCGATGTTATAACGCCGAACGCATACGAGGCAGAGCAGCTTTCCGGAATCGGTGTTAAATCGATTGAAGATGCGAAGCTTGCAGCAAAGATCATTGCTGGAAAGTTTGGTTGCAGTGTGGTGGTAACGGGAGTGGATGGGGTGGATGTCGCCTACGATAGCAGCAACGATACATTCCACCTCGTTGCAGGAGAGCATACGGGCATGGAGGTGCACGGTACCGGATGTGTTTACTCGACAGCCCTCGCATGTTACCTCGTTGATTTCAGTTTTGAGGAGGCAGCGATTAAGGCAAGGGAGTTCGTTGCCAGCGCAGCCAAGAGAGCTTTGAGAGTTGGAAGGTGTTTGCCTGTCGTGAATCCATGA
- the guaA gene encoding glutamine-hydrolyzing GMP synthase, giving the protein MDVEKFVEQAIQEIREKVKDGKAIIALSGGVDSSVCTVLAYKAIGDRLIPVFVDTGLMREGEPERVKEIFGHMNLVFVDAKDEFFEALKGVTDPEEKRKIVGELFVRVFERVAEEYKAEYLIQGTIYPDIIESMGGIKSHHNVGGFPLHYKFKDVIEPLRELYKDEVREVARYLGLPKEISERMPFPGPGLAVRVCGEVTPEKVEVVRKANAIVEEELEEYEKWQAFAALIGQATGVKGDIRVYGYIIAIRAVESRDGMTADPIKIDYEKLRKIALRITGEIPEVSRVVYDITPKPPATIEFE; this is encoded by the coding sequence ATGGATGTTGAAAAGTTCGTGGAACAGGCAATACAGGAAATAAGAGAGAAAGTTAAGGACGGTAAAGCGATTATTGCCTTATCCGGAGGTGTTGATAGCTCCGTCTGTACGGTTCTTGCGTACAAAGCTATTGGCGATCGCCTGATTCCAGTTTTTGTCGATACCGGCTTAATGAGGGAAGGTGAACCGGAGAGAGTTAAGGAGATCTTTGGTCACATGAACCTCGTTTTTGTTGACGCTAAAGATGAGTTCTTTGAAGCTCTCAAGGGCGTTACAGATCCTGAAGAGAAGCGCAAGATCGTGGGAGAACTATTCGTAAGAGTTTTCGAGAGGGTTGCTGAGGAGTACAAAGCAGAATACCTGATTCAGGGCACGATTTATCCTGACATCATTGAGAGCATGGGTGGGATAAAGAGCCACCACAACGTTGGAGGCTTTCCGCTTCACTACAAGTTCAAAGACGTGATTGAGCCATTAAGAGAACTCTACAAGGACGAAGTGAGGGAAGTAGCAAGGTATCTCGGCCTGCCCAAGGAGATATCTGAGAGAATGCCCTTCCCGGGGCCAGGACTCGCTGTGAGGGTGTGCGGCGAGGTAACGCCGGAGAAAGTTGAAGTCGTCAGGAAGGCCAATGCAATAGTAGAGGAGGAACTCGAAGAGTATGAGAAGTGGCAGGCTTTCGCTGCACTGATAGGGCAGGCAACGGGCGTTAAGGGAGATATCAGAGTTTACGGTTACATTATAGCAATAAGAGCCGTCGAGTCAAGAGATGGGATGACAGCAGACCCAATAAAAATAGACTACGAGAAGCTGAGGAAGATTGCCCTCAGGATTACCGGCGAAATACCGGAAGTTTCGAGGGTCGTATATGACATAACGCCGAAGCCTCCTGCTACGATTGAATTTGAGTGA
- a CDS encoding IS630 family transposase (programmed frameshift), with translation MGRKRVYEVVKHLPAEELDRRIKRLEKDTRVLKRLYFIRYLYKGMNVEEAAELVGITKATGYAWLKRWNSKGYEGLIPEFGGGRPAKLTKEQKEKLREMLKEGDSWTTKEVQELIEAEFGVKYSSWQVRRILRSFGMKYAKPYQKDYRKPDNAEDTLKNLDEAEIDQDILGFIDEMAVEANANTARLWSFGKPVKRVATYVKAKVSGFYSLNGESVIEFPERNRTEEFIAFLKKIRETNPGKRIVIVLDNFRTHHAKKVREEAEKLDIALVYLPPYSPDLNPIENVWKSVKRFVSEVSPLNIEELKETISKAFRKLTESISFATAWIEKFLGDKFKMFCT, from the exons ATGGGTAGAAAACGCGTCTACGAAGTAGTGAAGCATCTGCCAGCAGAAGAACTCGATAGAAGAATCAAAAGGCTTGAAAAAGACACGAGAGTTCTTAAGAGACTTTACTTCATAAGATACCTCTATAAAGGAATGAACGTTGAAGAAGCCGCCGAACTCGTAGGAATTACCAAAGCAACAGGCTACGCATGGCTAAAAAGGTGGAACTCAAAAGGCTACGAAGGCTTAATTCCGGAATTTGGAGGGGGAAGGCCAGCAAAACTCACGAAGGAGCAGAAAGAGAAACTCAGAGAGATGCTAAAAGAAGGGGATTCGTGGACGACGAAAGAAGTTCAGGAGCTAATTGAAGCTGAGTTTGGAGTTAAGTATTCTTCGTGGCAGGTCAGGAGAATTCTCAGATCTTTTGGCATGAAATACGCTAAACCTTATCAGAAGGATTACAGAAAGCCCGATAACGCTGAGGACACTTTA AAAAACCTGGATGAAGCTGAGATTGATCAAGACATCCTAGGATTCATTGATGAGATGGCAGTCGAAGCGAATGCAAATACTGCAAGGCTGTGGAGTTTCGGAAAGCCGGTTAAAAGAGTTGCCACGTACGTCAAAGCTAAGGTTTCAGGATTCTATAGCTTGAACGGAGAGAGCGTAATAGAGTTTCCAGAAAGAAACAGGACTGAAGAATTCATAGCATTTCTAAAAAAGATTAGAGAAACAAATCCTGGGAAAAGAATCGTGATCGTTCTCGATAATTTCAGGACGCATCATGCAAAGAAAGTGAGAGAGGAAGCTGAAAAGCTTGATATTGCACTGGTTTATCTCCCTCCCTACTCTCCCGACTTGAATCCGATTGAGAACGTTTGGAAGAGCGTTAAAAGGTTTGTTTCTGAAGTATCTCCGCTGAATATAGAGGAGCTGAAGGAAACGATTTCCAAGGCTTTCAGAAAGTTAACTGAATCAATCTCCTTTGCAACGGCTTGGATTGAGAAGTTCTTGGGAGATAAGTTTAAGATGTTTTGCACCTAA
- a CDS encoding PIN domain-containing protein, translating to MEGEEERIRAVVDSSIVFSLVIKGKQSAYLDFFLNDRLELYAPEEIIYEFRRHSKKLRDKSDTFEEAMFLAFSFIKIMPREFYIDVMQKAYNICKFDEKDSPFIALALKLGILSGQTIGESSKTGEKQLN from the coding sequence ATGGAAGGAGAGGAAGAAAGAATACGGGCTGTTGTAGATTCAAGCATCGTATTTTCACTCGTAATCAAGGGTAAACAGAGCGCATATCTTGATTTCTTTCTCAATGATAGACTAGAGCTTTACGCTCCAGAAGAAATAATTTACGAGTTCAGAAGGCACAGCAAAAAGCTCAGAGACAAATCTGACACGTTTGAAGAAGCTATGTTCCTCGCCTTTTCTTTCATAAAGATTATGCCGAGGGAGTTTTACATCGATGTCATGCAAAAAGCTTATAACATATGCAAGTTCGACGAGAAAGACTCACCATTCATTGCTTTGGCATTAAAGCTTGGGATTCTATCTGGACAAACGATAGGGGAATCATCGAAAACAGGGGAGAAACAGCTGAACTGA
- the hepT gene encoding type VII toxin-antitoxin system HepT family RNase toxin, whose translation MRINRYKEKIEYILEALNEIPPEPEKPIEISGTFYNLLTAIEAAMDIAAMLVKDLGKRVEDDYSNIDILAEIGVIDNKLAEMLKMCNGLRNWLVHRYNRIDTRLVLESVEEVRETLTKYIEKVERVLDEIES comes from the coding sequence ATGAGAATCAACAGATACAAAGAAAAAATCGAGTACATTCTCGAAGCTCTAAACGAAATACCTCCAGAACCTGAAAAGCCTATCGAAATTAGTGGAACTTTTTACAATCTGCTTACGGCCATTGAGGCAGCCATGGACATAGCCGCGATGCTTGTTAAGGATTTGGGAAAGAGGGTTGAGGACGACTATAGCAATATTGACATTTTGGCGGAAATTGGCGTTATAGACAACAAGCTTGCAGAAATGCTGAAAATGTGCAACGGATTGAGGAACTGGTTAGTTCACAGGTACAACAGGATAGACACGAGGCTTGTGCTTGAATCTGTTGAAGAAGTAAGAGAAACCCTGACAAAATACATCGAAAAGGTGGAACGTGTCCTCGATGAGATTGAGTCTTGA